In one Pseudothermotoga sp. genomic region, the following are encoded:
- a CDS encoding response regulator transcription factor — MAKKKILVVDDDPSIIELVSYNLAREGYDVLKAYDAEEALKVATNESVDMFIVDIMLPQMDGFELVRQLRAVEKYRNTPVIFLSAKGEEFDKVLGLELGADDYITKPFSVREMIARVKAIFRRIQLSAQEREERPKKIIAKGLEIDVERYEVRVNGQKVALTPLEFELLRFLAENEGKVFSRDVLLDKLWGYDYYGDTRTVDVHIRRLRTKIEEDPSNPKYIITVRGKGYKFRDPGKEE; from the coding sequence ATGGCGAAAAAGAAGATTCTGGTTGTCGATGACGATCCTTCCATCATCGAGCTCGTGAGTTACAACTTGGCCCGGGAAGGTTACGATGTGCTGAAAGCGTACGATGCGGAAGAGGCACTCAAAGTAGCTACGAATGAAAGTGTGGACATGTTCATCGTCGACATCATGCTACCACAGATGGATGGGTTTGAACTCGTCAGGCAACTCAGGGCCGTGGAAAAGTACAGGAACACACCGGTCATCTTCCTCAGCGCTAAAGGAGAGGAATTCGACAAGGTGCTCGGTTTAGAACTCGGTGCGGACGACTACATCACCAAGCCTTTCAGTGTCAGGGAAATGATCGCACGTGTCAAAGCGATCTTCAGGAGGATCCAGCTGAGTGCTCAAGAGCGTGAAGAGAGACCAAAGAAGATCATCGCCAAAGGTTTGGAAATCGACGTCGAGAGGTACGAGGTTAGAGTGAACGGGCAGAAGGTAGCATTGACTCCGCTCGAGTTCGAACTGCTCAGATTCCTAGCCGAGAATGAAGGAAAGGTCTTCAGTAGGGATGTTTTGCTCGACAAGCTTTGGGGCTACGATTACTATGGTGACACGAGGACTGTGGATGTGCACATTCGGAGGTTGAGAACGAAGATCGAAGAGGATCCTTCGAATCCAAAGTACATAATCACGGTGAGAGGTAAGGGTTACAAGTTCCGCGATCCTGGGAAGGAAGAGTAA